GTAAGCCAAAGTGATATAAAGCCTAGGCTCTTGAATAAACTGTTAACCATCTTAGAGGATCGAGTGAAATACATAAGTTTGGATGATGATGAACTAGGTAGTGAAGAATATCTAAGAATTGTGAGTAGCGAGGAGAAACATTGGAAGTCAATTGAAGATTTCTATCTATCAACTTTTGATTCATACCCATTTATTGATCGGGGTGACCTTTCCACCTTCAATAGTGAAATCGCTAACAAGGCTCAATATGTATCTCGTCTAAGTGGATTTTTACTAGAGCACCATGAAATTACGCTTATAGGTGACGAACTATTGATCACATTGTGTGATGACTGGAACGAGCAAGATTATATAATAGCTATTGGTCCCTTATATATTCGATACTACTGGGAAACAGGTGCATAATGGTTAACAAGGCCAGAAAATCTGACCTCCGTAAGCTGTCTTCTTTTTTGCAAAAAACCGCAAAAGAGCAGCCATCTCACTCCGGCAGTTTCTGGCGGCATTAGAAGACGGAATTACTCAGAGTTATGGATGAAATATTAATCTACTCAGACAGTCTCACTTGGGGAATAATCCCAAGTACGCGTAAACGTTTTCCATATAACAAAAGGTGGCCGGGCGTATTTGACCGTACGCTAAAAGAGCTTGGTATAAATGTCCGAGTAATAGAAAACTGTCTCAATGGCCGCAGAACAGTATGGTCAGATCCTTTTAAATCTGGTCGCGATGGCTCTGAGCATTTGGCTCAAACTATTGAAATGCATTCGCCATTAAAGCTTGTCATTATCCTGCTCGGCTCAAATGACTTTCAGTGCACTCATAACAATAACGCATGGTTGTCAGCACAAGGCATGGTCAAGCTAATTAATACTATACGTAACGCGCCAATTGAACCAGATATGCCAGTTCCCCAAATTATGGTTGTGGCTCCGCCCAAAATAATTAAACCTAAAGGTGCTATAGCTAATAAGTTTGCAAACGCAGAGAAACGAGGCCTTGGCCTGGCTCATGAACTAGAAGTCGTGGCTAAAGAACATTCGGTGTTCTATTTCGACTCAAACACCGTTACTTCGGCAAGTGAAATAGATGGAATTCACTTAGATGCGGCTCAGCATCAAGTTTTAGGTGGGGCTATAGCGCATGAAGTTAAACAACGAATCTTCTACAAGCCATCATAGGGGCATTAGGTGTAAAGAATGTCAGCGTATCATCACAAAGGAAAACTCGTTTCTATAGATGGTGAGTGGGCGACTTACGAGTATTACCCTGATTACCTATCTTACGAGTCGGCAGTTGGTTTATTTAAAGTTAAACCATCGAGCCTTGTGGGCGAGCAAGAGCGAGAATATGAAATTTTGGCTAAGGCTGGTGATGTAAAGCTTTTTAGTAACCGTCCGGAAGAACATGTTGTTTTAGCGCTTCTTTCCAAAATACGTAAAAGCGCTGAGAATGGCGAGCTCTTTCCGGAAGAGGTTTATCACATTGCGTAACTCACCTAACACCTATACGACCGGGCCTTGTAAAGAAACAAAAAGCCCCTAAAACAGTACTTGCTCAGTGCTGTTGTTTATTAGAAACACCTTTCTTCACTGCTTGCGATAATTTCATGGTGGGCTGGCCTTTGGGAGGCTGTACCAAACACCTATCGAGAGTCTGCCTGTTCAATGTATTACTGAGCAGGTGTTTTGATTCATCAAAACGCTACTAGAAATGTATCG
This DNA window, taken from Aestuariirhabdus haliotis, encodes the following:
- a CDS encoding SGNH/GDSL hydrolase family protein; its protein translation is MDEILIYSDSLTWGIIPSTRKRFPYNKRWPGVFDRTLKELGINVRVIENCLNGRRTVWSDPFKSGRDGSEHLAQTIEMHSPLKLVIILLGSNDFQCTHNNNAWLSAQGMVKLINTIRNAPIEPDMPVPQIMVVAPPKIIKPKGAIANKFANAEKRGLGLAHELEVVAKEHSVFYFDSNTVTSASEIDGIHLDAAQHQVLGGAIAHEVKQRIFYKPS